A portion of the Mesoplasma entomophilum genome contains these proteins:
- the rseP gene encoding RIP metalloprotease RseP, with protein MIVILSILISIIVVLVLITLHELGHFIVAKLSKAYVFEFAIGFGPKLFVIKRKETWYSIRLIPLGGYVSIASDFAEPPKGREEEFEKIPDARKIDYAIKWKKTLFILFGPLINLFVAYILIFSVMFGVGYMPSDPNFYGQNFSTNSIAYKMIAEKEGIKPEEGNKYVSNHLKVAITGWNVQLVDKTQKDIKDWEFTVSKKESAPTYKEISAMFNHGKKEVYEYITKNNLDDQTIVKFQFEYLKLDNLYSGNLFLDKEKASDWATLEGTPISNWKKAKQITGIAIAPPDRYFKNGGQKLGYTFVETWNQSFSLLVGIGKFFTGDFSAISGPVGIAKSSIGTTTTATTSMTASRIFYVSSISANLFMLNMLPFPPLDGYKFWETLVEWVTKKEVSQKTKTIIYATGAILLISFIVVISIKDFII; from the coding sequence ATGATAGTAATTTTATCAATATTAATTTCAATTATTGTTGTATTAGTGTTAATTACGCTTCATGAACTTGGGCATTTCATTGTAGCAAAATTATCAAAAGCTTATGTGTTTGAGTTTGCAATTGGCTTTGGTCCTAAACTATTTGTAATAAAAAGAAAAGAAACTTGATATTCTATTAGGTTAATACCTTTGGGTGGATATGTATCAATTGCTAGTGATTTTGCAGAGCCTCCAAAAGGAAGAGAAGAAGAATTTGAAAAAATTCCTGATGCTCGTAAAATTGATTATGCAATTAAGTGAAAGAAAACATTATTTATATTATTTGGACCTTTAATTAATTTATTCGTTGCTTATATTTTAATATTTTCAGTAATGTTTGGAGTTGGTTATATGCCAAGCGATCCAAACTTTTATGGTCAAAACTTTTCAACTAATTCTATTGCTTATAAAATGATTGCTGAAAAAGAAGGAATTAAACCTGAAGAAGGAAACAAATATGTTTCTAATCATTTAAAAGTTGCAATTACTGGATGAAACGTTCAACTGGTTGATAAAACACAAAAAGATATTAAAGATTGAGAGTTTACTGTTTCAAAAAAAGAAAGTGCACCAACTTATAAAGAAATTTCAGCAATGTTTAATCATGGAAAAAAAGAAGTATATGAATACATCACTAAAAATAATCTTGATGATCAAACAATTGTTAAATTTCAATTTGAGTACTTAAAATTAGACAATCTTTATTCAGGCAATTTATTTTTAGATAAAGAGAAAGCATCAGACTGAGCTACTTTAGAAGGAACTCCAATTTCAAATTGAAAAAAAGCTAAGCAAATAACTGGTATAGCAATTGCACCACCAGATAGATATTTTAAAAATGGTGGTCAAAAGCTTGGTTATACATTTGTTGAAACTTGAAATCAATCATTTTCACTTTTGGTTGGGATTGGTAAATTCTTTACAGGTGATTTCAGTGCTATTTCAGGACCTGTAGGTATTGCGAAATCATCAATAGGAACTACAACCACAGCAACAACATCAATGACTGCTAGTCGCATATTCTATGTATCTTCAATATCAGCTAACTTGTTTATGCTTAACATGCTTCCATTCCCACCATTAGATGGATACAAATTTTGAGAAACACTAGTTGAATGAGTAACTAAAAAAGAAGTTAGTCAAAAAACAAAAACAATAATATATGCAACTGGAGCTATTTTACTAATAAGTTTCATAGTTGTGATATCAATCAAAGATTTTATAATTTAA
- a CDS encoding PolC-type DNA polymerase III has product MSDNKVLELFQKLKINLNEGELSFFEHSEIEKASMSSTKGKLKLSLKIKNFLPIRVLSEIHSKCVGAEDLKIKLILNVQQQRIDKEILCEYIEFIKNEKAQNKTIIWNFIDSEGFDYDVDENIIKFVVDSNELKNQLTIEMNYCLAKLSQFGFKDLNYEIEVEDKTEEYIKQSLIIEQQTKEQYKQFAPEQTEKSQSIIVSRQNSQKWNQSLDKPSYETFEDIEEDAQNIVLHGKVMSIEIRDSKANNRKIYSIGLTDNNSSIKCIYFGKEDERTIMDPLTEEELTSDRIDEIRAKRIAKGDWIAVKGKTSYSQFDREQNFIIDKIGKISRSESTVKDEAAKKRVELHVHTKMSAMDGVSSIQDYLQMVDKWNWKAIAVTDHINVQTFPDAYNELRKINKNKADEDKLKLIYGLEMNMIQKEDYWIIKNPKGQKIRESKMVVFDLETTGLSPEFNEIIEFGAVVFDPVTGKTTKHDYLFKPKEPLKQFTIDLTNITPEMLDNKKNIEDDFAKIYDLIKDSILIAHNANFDFNFLNALSKRLGYGELENTVIDTLTLSRIVRPALKSHRLGAVCKKFGILYDEHVAHRADYDADVLNDLFFKIMAELKLTTPIIFDNDLMKLEPENDKENVNLLRSRGVHVNVLAKNQQGLKDIFKLVSISHTDNFFNSPKVFKEKLKKIKEKNNILIGAGCVNSEVFEIARIGTDQKLEEIMPFYDYIEIQPLSVYKNLINDNQLEENELINVINKIIKLAKKHNVMLVATSDAHYTRPELKKIRDVYINAKGLGGSRHPLFSFKNKNKLVDYPDQYLRTTNEMLKEFAWLNDAALVDEMVITNTNKIADMIDSNIVVIKDGLFTPNIENVDTLLKNKCYETAHAMYGEVLPEIVEARLEKELTSIIKHGFAVVYWISHLLVEKSNNDGYLVGSRGSVGSSFVATTSNITEVNPLKAHYRCLNCKYSDFNTPIEIKCGYDLPEQICPKCNQKLIGDGHDIPFETFLGFDGDKVPDIDLNFSGEYQPIAHNFTKEMFGEDNVFRAGTISTVAEKTAFGYVKAFYEENGVLEEDMPRKIEIERQAKLVEGVKRTTGQHPGGIIILPKEFEIEDFTPVNFPADDATSSWKTTHFDFHSIHDNLLKMDILGHVDPTALRMLKDLTGVNPISIPTNDPKVYSLFSDLSALNIKPEQINGEKTGAIGLPEFGTGFVRSMLRETKPKTFADLVQISGLSHGTDVWLGNARDLIKNDIANISTVIGCRDDIMVYLMGQGIDATTSFKIMESVRKGQGLRKEWKEIMLAHNVPEWYIESCLKIKYMFPKAHATAYVLMAYRIAWYKIYYPAEYYATFLTNRADAFDLKTFLGGYNGVKEKLAELESRKNRKDKMTTKELALMPVLEIGLEMFSRGIKMANLNFEKSLADKYIIEKDETTGEATLYPPFLVIDSLGDAVADSIIKARSERPLTSVKDLTMRTTITQTQMKIFEQLNVLDTLAQDEQLEFDFFN; this is encoded by the coding sequence ATGTCAGACAATAAAGTATTAGAATTATTTCAAAAATTGAAGATTAACTTAAATGAAGGTGAGCTTTCATTTTTTGAACATTCTGAAATTGAAAAAGCTTCTATGAGTTCAACTAAAGGTAAGCTTAAATTGTCTTTAAAGATAAAAAACTTTTTACCAATTAGAGTTTTAAGTGAAATTCATTCAAAATGTGTAGGTGCTGAAGACTTAAAAATAAAATTAATTTTAAATGTTCAACAACAAAGAATAGACAAAGAAATACTTTGCGAATATATTGAATTCATTAAAAATGAAAAAGCTCAAAATAAAACAATTATCTGAAATTTTATTGACTCAGAGGGGTTTGATTATGATGTTGATGAAAATATTATTAAATTTGTTGTTGATTCTAATGAATTAAAAAATCAATTAACAATTGAAATGAACTATTGCTTGGCAAAATTATCTCAGTTTGGATTTAAAGATTTAAATTATGAAATTGAAGTTGAAGATAAAACCGAAGAATACATAAAACAATCACTTATAATTGAGCAACAAACTAAAGAACAGTATAAGCAATTTGCACCTGAACAAACTGAGAAATCTCAAAGTATTATTGTTTCTAGACAAAACTCACAAAAATGAAACCAATCATTAGATAAACCAAGTTATGAAACATTTGAAGATATTGAAGAAGATGCTCAAAATATTGTTTTACATGGTAAAGTTATGAGTATTGAAATTAGAGATTCTAAAGCAAATAATCGTAAAATATATTCAATCGGTTTGACAGATAACAACTCATCAATCAAATGTATTTATTTTGGTAAAGAAGACGAAAGAACAATTATGGATCCTTTAACTGAAGAAGAATTAACTTCAGACAGAATTGATGAAATACGAGCAAAAAGAATTGCTAAAGGTGATTGAATTGCTGTTAAAGGTAAAACATCATACTCACAATTTGATAGAGAGCAAAATTTCATTATTGATAAAATAGGTAAAATTTCTCGTTCTGAATCTACAGTTAAAGATGAAGCAGCAAAAAAACGTGTTGAACTTCATGTGCATACAAAAATGAGTGCTATGGATGGTGTTTCATCAATTCAAGACTATTTACAAATGGTTGATAAATGAAATTGAAAGGCTATCGCAGTAACTGATCATATTAATGTACAAACATTCCCTGATGCATATAATGAATTAAGAAAAATAAATAAAAATAAAGCTGATGAAGATAAACTTAAATTAATTTATGGGCTTGAAATGAATATGATTCAAAAAGAAGATTACTGAATTATTAAAAATCCTAAAGGCCAAAAAATCAGAGAATCTAAAATGGTTGTATTCGATTTAGAAACAACAGGATTATCACCAGAATTTAATGAAATTATCGAATTTGGTGCTGTTGTATTTGATCCAGTGACTGGAAAAACAACTAAACATGATTACTTATTTAAACCAAAAGAACCATTGAAACAATTCACAATTGATTTGACTAACATAACACCTGAAATGTTAGATAATAAAAAAAATATTGAAGATGATTTTGCCAAAATTTATGACTTAATTAAAGACAGTATATTAATTGCACATAATGCAAACTTCGACTTTAACTTCTTAAACGCACTTTCTAAACGTTTAGGTTATGGTGAATTAGAAAATACAGTAATTGATACTCTAACTCTTTCTAGAATTGTCAGACCTGCTTTAAAATCTCATAGACTTGGTGCTGTTTGTAAGAAATTTGGAATTTTATATGATGAACATGTTGCTCACCGTGCCGACTATGATGCTGATGTTTTAAATGACTTATTCTTTAAAATAATGGCTGAATTAAAACTAACAACTCCAATTATTTTTGATAATGATTTAATGAAGTTAGAACCTGAAAATGACAAAGAGAATGTTAACTTATTAAGATCACGTGGAGTTCATGTTAACGTGTTAGCTAAAAATCAACAAGGATTAAAAGATATATTTAAATTAGTTTCAATTTCGCACACTGATAACTTTTTTAACTCTCCTAAAGTATTTAAGGAAAAATTAAAAAAAATTAAAGAAAAAAATAATATTTTAATTGGTGCTGGGTGTGTTAACTCTGAAGTGTTTGAAATAGCTAGAATTGGAACTGATCAAAAACTTGAAGAAATTATGCCTTTCTATGACTATATTGAAATACAACCACTAAGTGTTTATAAAAATTTAATTAATGATAATCAATTAGAAGAAAACGAATTAATAAATGTAATTAATAAAATTATTAAATTAGCTAAAAAACATAATGTTATGTTAGTTGCAACTAGTGATGCTCACTATACAAGACCAGAATTAAAAAAAATTCGTGATGTTTATATTAATGCAAAAGGACTTGGTGGAAGTAGACACCCATTATTTAGTTTTAAAAATAAAAATAAATTAGTAGACTATCCTGATCAATATCTTAGAACAACAAATGAAATGCTAAAAGAATTTGCATGATTAAATGATGCAGCATTAGTTGATGAAATGGTAATTACAAATACAAATAAAATAGCTGATATGATCGATTCAAATATTGTAGTTATTAAAGATGGACTATTTACACCAAATATTGAAAATGTAGATACTCTATTAAAAAATAAGTGTTATGAAACTGCGCATGCAATGTATGGAGAAGTTTTACCTGAAATTGTTGAAGCACGTTTAGAAAAAGAATTAACATCAATTATTAAACATGGATTTGCTGTTGTTTATTGAATTTCTCACTTATTAGTTGAAAAATCTAATAATGACGGGTATCTTGTTGGTTCAAGAGGAAGTGTTGGTTCTTCATTTGTGGCAACAACTTCAAATATTACTGAGGTTAACCCATTAAAAGCACACTATAGATGTTTAAACTGTAAGTATTCAGATTTTAATACTCCAATTGAGATTAAATGTGGATATGATTTACCAGAACAAATTTGTCCAAAATGTAATCAAAAATTAATTGGAGATGGACATGATATTCCATTTGAAACTTTCTTAGGATTTGATGGAGATAAAGTTCCAGATATTGATTTAAACTTCTCTGGAGAATACCAACCAATTGCACATAACTTTACTAAAGAAATGTTTGGTGAAGATAATGTATTTAGAGCTGGAACAATCTCAACAGTTGCTGAAAAAACTGCTTTTGGATATGTAAAAGCATTTTATGAGGAAAATGGTGTATTAGAAGAAGATATGCCAAGAAAAATTGAAATCGAAAGACAAGCCAAATTAGTTGAAGGGGTAAAAAGAACAACAGGACAACACCCTGGAGGAATTATTATTTTACCTAAAGAGTTTGAAATAGAAGATTTTACACCAGTCAATTTCCCAGCTGATGATGCAACAAGTTCATGAAAGACAACTCACTTTGATTTCCACTCAATTCATGATAATTTATTAAAAATGGATATTTTAGGTCACGTCGACCCAACTGCATTAAGAATGCTTAAAGATTTAACGGGAGTTAATCCAATTAGTATTCCAACAAATGATCCAAAAGTATATTCATTATTTAGTGATTTATCTGCTTTAAATATTAAACCAGAGCAAATTAATGGAGAAAAAACTGGAGCCATTGGTTTACCAGAATTTGGTACAGGATTTGTTAGATCAATGTTAAGAGAAACAAAACCTAAAACATTTGCTGATTTAGTGCAAATTTCAGGACTATCACATGGTACTGATGTTTGATTAGGAAATGCTAGAGACTTAATTAAAAATGATATAGCTAACATTTCAACTGTTATTGGTTGTCGTGATGATATTATGGTTTATTTAATGGGACAAGGAATTGATGCAACTACTTCATTCAAAATAATGGAATCAGTGCGTAAAGGACAAGGATTAAGAAAAGAATGAAAAGAAATTATGTTAGCGCATAATGTTCCGGAATGATATATTGAATCATGTTTAAAAATTAAGTATATGTTCCCTAAAGCCCATGCTACTGCTTATGTATTAATGGCTTATCGAATTGCTTGATATAAAATTTATTATCCAGCTGAATACTATGCAACATTTTTAACTAATAGGGCTGATGCTTTTGATTTAAAAACGTTCTTAGGTGGTTATAATGGTGTTAAAGAAAAACTAGCAGAATTAGAATCAAGAAAAAACAGAAAAGATAAAATGACAACAAAAGAACTAGCTTTAATGCCAGTTCTAGAAATTGGATTAGAAATGTTTAGTCGTGGAATTAAAATGGCTAACTTAAACTTTGAAAAATCTTTAGCAGATAAGTATATTATTGAAAAAGATGAAACAACTGGTGAAGCTACACTATATCCTCCATTCTTAGTAATTGATTCACTTGGAGATGCTGTGGCTGATTCAATTATTAAAGCTAGAAGTGAAAGACCATTAACTAGTGTTAAAGATTTAACAATGCGAACAACTATTACTCAAACACAAATGAAAATATTTGAACAATTAAATGTGTTAGATACACTAGCACAAGATGAGCAATTAGAATTTGACTTTTTTAACTAA
- a CDS encoding NAD(P)H-dependent oxidoreductase, whose product MKNLAELMTQRRSARDFDVNYEIPEADFNDIIQAMRMSPSSYGILGQRLLVINRGEMREKLAPFFYNQLNYVNASKFIIVLAANHKGLKDATTHTMDLKFGDSEARAAYEGNIHKVLFSGNLSDERLDSYSSQQTYITTGVATVVAASLNIDTCMIGGFNAKALGEYLIQEGLMYDYETPFITMAFGKSTKISGEKLRSELKDFVKEI is encoded by the coding sequence ATGAAAAATTTAGCAGAATTAATGACACAAAGAAGAAGTGCTCGAGATTTTGATGTTAATTATGAAATACCTGAAGCAGATTTTAATGATATTATTCAAGCAATGAGAATGTCACCATCTTCGTATGGTATTTTAGGACAAAGATTATTAGTAATCAATCGTGGAGAAATGCGTGAGAAATTAGCACCATTTTTCTATAATCAATTAAACTATGTTAATGCATCAAAGTTTATTATTGTATTAGCAGCTAATCACAAAGGATTAAAAGACGCTACTACTCATACAATGGATTTAAAATTTGGTGACTCAGAAGCTAGAGCTGCTTATGAAGGAAATATTCATAAGGTTTTATTTAGTGGTAATTTAAGTGATGAAAGACTAGATAGTTATTCAAGTCAACAAACTTACATTACAACAGGAGTTGCTACAGTGGTGGCTGCTAGTTTAAATATAGATACTTGTATGATTGGTGGATTTAATGCAAAAGCTTTAGGTGAATACTTGATTCAAGAAGGTTTAATGTATGATTATGAGACACCATTCATTACAATGGCATTTGGTAAAAGTACAAAAATTAGTGGTGAAAAACTTAGATCTGAATTAAAAGATTTTGTGAAAGAAATTTAA
- a CDS encoding nitroreductase family protein encodes MDLKFGDSETRVANKLPIIHIVAPVVAASLDIDTCMIGGFNAKVLGEYLIQEGLMYNYETPFITIAFGKSTKISGEKLRSELKDFVKEI; translated from the coding sequence ATGGATTTAAAATTTGGTGACTCAGAAACTAGAGTTGCAAATAAACTTCCTATCATACACATTGTAGCTCCAGTGGTGGCTGCTAGTTTAGATATAGATACTTGTATGATTGGTGGATTTAATGCAAAAGTTTTAGGTGAATACTTGATTCAAGAAGGTTTAATGTATAATTATGAAACACCATTCATTACAATTGCATTTGGTAAAAGTACAAAAATCAGTGGTGAAAAACTTAGATCTGAATTAAAAGATTTTGTGAAAGAAATTTAA
- a CDS encoding SIR2 family protein, with amino-acid sequence MKTIQENDLLTLFNLISEIENKNAIAFLGAGFSYNFSINNWKNFILELNSEFEFYFKNNISLYELEKNEILDNLKKLSEAIKRDEIKLDFALDLLFNIVKFDQINENSKEYGSKIKIIKEQYKKNFLVDSNFFIKNGTSNADLLDDFTKKISRVITTNYDNLLLWKYPIESQQKILLNQTIKTEEIVLKDSFFLPIHGNVIHDYIISKADMELNPWKEKEFFPIIDSFSSFKKNYSSNKSKQVRTIKAVFENVMKSDNNDVIFFFGYSFDDYFVSSELNKILLKYKNKKYTKTKIYIFYDDFERKLFNGLKINFKGKICEINSFYKKLDFDFVEYINLDSINKFMRTKKSKYEKHYIKLEEEIKNKQKDIFEICGEKNYLNIIFEFFKNSENYANIRFSYYDTILDYIKGFYVKVNEKLMQINKIIDSEISNEKKLWKKAFMYIFFYRNILKYDSLKTLDILKNSINKKLIYIYIYALMYYENEIYSDDKEYKIILDEFLKYKTIVENTKNDIELFNEIFLVTQFSK; translated from the coding sequence ATGAAGACTATTCAAGAAAATGATTTGTTAACTTTATTTAATTTAATTAGTGAAATTGAGAATAAAAATGCAATTGCTTTTTTGGGTGCGGGTTTTTCCTATAATTTTTCTATAAATAATTGAAAAAATTTTATTTTAGAATTAAATTCAGAATTTGAATTTTATTTTAAAAATAATATTTCATTATATGAATTGGAAAAAAATGAAATATTAGATAATTTAAAAAAGCTTAGTGAAGCTATAAAAAGAGACGAAATTAAATTAGATTTTGCTCTTGATTTACTTTTTAATATAGTTAAATTTGATCAAATAAATGAGAACAGCAAAGAATATGGTTCAAAAATTAAAATAATAAAAGAGCAGTATAAGAAAAATTTTTTAGTTGATTCAAATTTTTTTATTAAAAATGGAACTTCAAATGCTGATTTATTAGATGATTTTACGAAAAAAATAAGCAGAGTAATAACAACTAATTATGATAACTTGTTATTATGAAAATATCCAATTGAATCACAACAAAAAATATTGTTAAATCAAACAATAAAAACTGAAGAAATAGTTTTAAAAGACTCCTTTTTTTTGCCCATTCATGGAAATGTTATACATGATTATATAATTTCAAAAGCAGATATGGAATTGAATCCATGAAAAGAAAAAGAATTTTTCCCTATAATAGATTCATTTTCTAGTTTTAAGAAAAATTATAGTTCTAACAAAAGTAAACAAGTGAGAACTATTAAAGCAGTATTTGAAAATGTAATGAAGTCAGATAATAACGATGTTATTTTCTTTTTTGGATATAGTTTTGATGATTATTTTGTTTCTTCAGAACTAAATAAAATACTTTTAAAGTATAAAAACAAAAAATATACTAAAACAAAAATATATATATTTTATGATGATTTTGAAAGAAAACTTTTTAATGGTTTAAAAATAAATTTCAAGGGAAAAATATGCGAAATAAATAGTTTTTATAAAAAATTAGATTTTGACTTTGTAGAGTACATTAATTTAGACTCAATAAACAAATTTATGAGAACTAAAAAATCTAAGTATGAAAAGCATTATATTAAATTGGAAGAAGAAATTAAAAATAAGCAAAAAGATATATTTGAAATTTGTGGAGAAAAAAATTATTTGAATATAATTTTTGAGTTTTTTAAAAATTCTGAAAACTACGCTAATATTAGATTTTCATATTATGACACTATTTTAGATTATATAAAAGGTTTTTATGTTAAAGTTAATGAAAAATTAATGCAAATAAATAAAATAATTGATAGTGAAATTAGCAATGAAAAGAAATTATGGAAAAAAGCTTTTATGTATATCTTTTTCTATCGAAATATTTTAAAATATGATTCCTTAAAAACATTAGATATATTAAAGAATAGTATTAATAAAAAACTTATTTACATTTATATTTACGCTTTAATGTATTATGAAAATGAAATATATTCAGATGATAAAGAATATAAAATAATTTTGGATGAATTTTTAAAATATAAAACTATTGTTGAAAACACAAAAAATGATATTGAATTATTTAATGAAATTTTTTTAGTAACTCAGTTTTCAAAATAG
- the rimP gene encoding ribosome maturation factor RimP yields the protein MKNFASIKDEIQKIAESILKEHNLQIYEINNFFDFESDVLQILVEDITEPNKALDFDSIISSNEKLSDALENFPGLSEPYMLEVASAGIEKPIRSKDELIKAVNSYIHVELNQEKNASSQIEGILLDFDVDKDTFRITYFLKGQKKKVDFKYEQVKFARYAVKF from the coding sequence GTGAAAAATTTTGCATCTATCAAAGATGAAATCCAAAAGATTGCTGAATCAATTTTAAAGGAACACAACTTACAAATATATGAAATAAATAATTTCTTTGATTTTGAAAGTGATGTTTTGCAAATCTTAGTTGAAGATATAACTGAACCAAACAAAGCTTTAGACTTTGATTCAATTATTTCAAGTAATGAAAAATTATCTGATGCTTTAGAAAACTTTCCAGGATTAAGTGAACCTTATATGTTAGAAGTAGCTAGTGCTGGAATTGAAAAACCAATTAGAAGTAAAGATGAATTGATCAAAGCTGTTAACAGTTATATTCATGTTGAATTAAATCAAGAAAAAAATGCAAGTAGTCAAATAGAAGGTATTTTATTAGATTTTGATGTAGACAAAGATACATTTAGAATCACCTACTTTTTAAAAGGTCAAAAGAAAAAAGTTGACTTTAAATATGAACAAGTAAAGTTTGCAAGATATGCAGTTAAATTTTAA
- the nusA gene encoding transcription termination factor NusA codes for MVNGAQILEALASLESEKSISKEIAIEGIKEGFQKAYERFFDTEAIVKTEINEQTGLINLFQELMVVATDDEIEDDWLEIVLEDALKINKEAKVGDKVYKPIDFDEEFSRVAVGQVRQIFQQKIRATERAMIYEKFIELEGEIVRGKIVGMNDQGTSYILDIDGVHTSLWNQKTINKEEFVVNELVDVLLEEVARENKYSQLVVSRVAPKFLAKLVEKEVSEVAQGIVEVMSVSREPGKRAKIAVLSHDEDVEPIGAIVGVKGSRINNISKELRGEKIDVVKWDDEIIPFIINAMAPVKVISVNEVEGEFDIVVPNQQLSLAIGKGGMAAKLVANLLKRRINIYSLENAITDNMDVLWNGNITEEEVNNPDFINEVNKRKINSQTVKPEYHKNSFRNAQANNEEELMSFQAEVEEEYNQVEELIEETNAVVEENKDLESIQSELESFNDILNDEDEEYFEEDEYEDLYDQE; via the coding sequence ATGGTAAACGGAGCACAAATATTAGAAGCATTAGCTTCATTAGAAAGTGAAAAAAGCATTAGCAAAGAAATTGCTATTGAAGGAATTAAAGAAGGATTTCAAAAAGCTTATGAAAGATTTTTTGATACAGAAGCTATAGTTAAAACTGAAATTAATGAACAAACAGGATTAATCAACTTGTTTCAAGAATTAATGGTAGTGGCTACAGATGATGAAATCGAAGATGATTGATTAGAAATTGTTTTAGAAGATGCTTTAAAAATCAATAAAGAAGCAAAAGTTGGAGATAAAGTATACAAACCAATTGATTTTGATGAAGAATTCTCAAGAGTAGCAGTTGGACAAGTAAGACAAATCTTCCAACAAAAAATTAGAGCTACTGAAAGAGCAATGATTTATGAAAAATTCATTGAATTAGAAGGTGAAATTGTTAGAGGAAAAATTGTTGGAATGAACGATCAAGGAACTTCATACATTTTAGATATTGATGGAGTACATACTTCATTATGAAACCAAAAAACAATTAACAAAGAAGAATTTGTTGTTAACGAATTAGTTGATGTTTTATTAGAAGAAGTTGCAAGAGAAAATAAATACTCACAATTGGTTGTTTCAAGAGTAGCACCTAAATTCTTAGCTAAATTAGTTGAAAAAGAAGTTAGCGAAGTTGCTCAAGGAATAGTTGAAGTAATGTCAGTTTCAAGAGAGCCAGGTAAACGTGCAAAAATTGCTGTTTTATCACATGATGAAGATGTAGAACCAATTGGAGCTATTGTTGGAGTTAAAGGTTCAAGAATCAATAACATTTCAAAAGAATTAAGAGGAGAAAAAATTGATGTTGTTAAATGAGATGATGAAATCATTCCATTTATTATTAACGCAATGGCACCTGTTAAAGTTATTTCTGTAAATGAAGTTGAAGGTGAATTTGATATTGTAGTACCTAACCAACAATTATCATTAGCTATTGGTAAAGGTGGAATGGCTGCTAAATTAGTTGCTAACTTATTAAAACGTCGTATTAACATTTACAGTTTAGAAAATGCTATTACTGACAACATGGATGTTTTATGAAATGGAAACATTACAGAAGAAGAAGTAAACAACCCAGACTTTATTAACGAAGTAAATAAACGTAAAATCAACTCTCAAACAGTTAAACCAGAATACCATAAAAATTCATTCAGAAATGCACAAGCAAATAATGAAGAAGAATTAATGAGTTTCCAAGCTGAAGTTGAAGAAGAATACAACCAAGTTGAAGAGTTAATTGAAGAAACAAACGCAGTTGTTGAAGAAAATAAAGATTTAGAATCAATTCAATCTGAATTAGAATCATTTAATGATATTTTAAATGATGAAGATGAAGAATATTTTGAAGAAGACGAATACGAAGACTTATATGATCAAGAGTAA
- the rnpM gene encoding RNase P modulator RnpM, which produces MKMKNILKKTNTKTYMIKSNLRKDVVSKEMLDKSELIRVVLNKNNEIFIDLTYKADGRGVYVKKDLNSIKIAKQKNLLSRGLKTKVDLSIYDELEKLFNEQN; this is translated from the coding sequence ATGAAGATGAAGAATATTTTGAAGAAGACGAATACGAAGACTTATATGATCAAGAGTAATCTAAGAAAAGATGTCGTTAGTAAAGAAATGTTAGACAAATCAGAACTAATTAGAGTTGTTTTGAATAAAAACAATGAAATTTTTATTGATTTAACTTATAAAGCAGATGGACGTGGAGTTTATGTTAAAAAAGATTTAAACTCAATTAAAATCGCTAAACAAAAAAACCTTTTAAGCAGAGGATTAAAAACAAAAGTAGATTTAAGTATTTATGATGAATTAGAAAAGTTATTTAATGAACAAAACTAA
- a CDS encoding L7Ae/L30e/S12e/Gadd45 family ribosomal protein — protein sequence MNKTKLLNAIGLAYNSAKLIKGEKLLDSIKRNKVKFVILSTDMGASQKKKFSDKCKFYNIEFIDDVLTVDEISQACGSTTIVAIGVNDINIIKLIKNNL from the coding sequence ATGAACAAAACTAAATTATTAAATGCTATTGGATTAGCTTATAACTCTGCTAAATTAATTAAAGGTGAAAAATTATTAGATTCAATTAAAAGAAACAAAGTAAAATTTGTTATTCTATCAACAGATATGGGTGCTAGTCAAAAAAAGAAATTCAGTGATAAATGTAAATTTTATAATATTGAATTTATTGATGATGTATTAACTGTTGATGAAATTTCACAAGCGTGTGGATCTACCACAATTGTAGCGATTGGTGTTAATGATATTAATATTATTAAATTAATTAAAAACAATTTATAG